A stretch of Arachis hypogaea cultivar Tifrunner chromosome 15, arahy.Tifrunner.gnm2.J5K5, whole genome shotgun sequence DNA encodes these proteins:
- the LOC112747418 gene encoding inositol-tetrakisphosphate 1-kinase 1-like — translation MAEGEERGGEGKKRFRIGYALAPKKQQSFIRDSLVSLARSRGIDLVRVDTNLPLSEQGPFDCLLHKLYGDDWKRQLREFAAANPNAAVLDSPEAIERLHNRISMLQVVSELRIECRCSGETFGIPKQIVIYDKETLFDRQAWETLKFPVIAKPLVADGSAKSHKMALVFSHDGLNKLKPPIVLQEFVNHGGVIFKVYVVGERVRCVKRKSLPDVSEEKKVSDEVLSFSQVSNLAANQTIDDSYYEMMHLGDTEMPPLSFVTDIARGLRKVMKLNLFNFDVIRDSRYGNRYLIIDINYFPGYAKMPGYEAVLTDFFCDVLCKKTEEDGTAGAIAEESAGSERCWQGCDDSRSIVSGSFCGDGDEGNLQVSSLGMEEKESSVQV, via the coding sequence ATGGCGGAAGGAGAAGAACGaggaggagaagggaagaagagattcCGCATAGGTTACGCGCTCGCACCGAAGAAGCAGCAGAGCTTCATCCGCGACTCGCTCGTTTCCCTCGCCCGCTCGCGCGGTATCGACCTCGTAAGGGTCGACACAAATCTACCATTGTCAGAGCAGGGTCCATTCGATTGCCTCCTCCACAAGCTATACGGCGACGACTGGAAGCGCCAGCTGAGGGAATTTGCGGCGGCGAACCCTAATGCGGCGGTTCTTGACTCGCCGGAGGCGATCGAGCGGCTCCACAACCGGATTTCGATGCTGCAGGTGGTTTCGGAGCTGAGAATCGAGTGCCGCTGCAGCGGTGAGACATTTGGAATCCCGAAGCAGATCGTGATCTACGACAAAGAAACACTGTTCGACCGGCAGGCGTGGGAGACGCTGAAGTTTCCGGTGATCGCTAAGCCGCTCGTCGCCGACGGCAGCGCCAAGTCGCACAAGATGGCGTTGGTGTTCAGCCACGATGGCCTCAACAAGCTGAAGCCACCGATCGTTCTGCAGGAGTTCGTTAACCACGGCGGCGTCATCTTCAAGGTGTATGTTGTCGGCGAGCGCGTGAGATGCGTGAAGAGGAAGTCCCTCCCCGACGTCTCCGAAGAGAAGAAGGTCTCGGACGAGGTCCTCTCGTTCTCTCAGGTGTCGAATTTGGCGGCGAACCAGACTATTGATGACAGTTACTACGAGATGATGCATTTGGGTGATACCGAGATGCCGCCGTTGAGCTTTGTCACGGACATTGCTCggggattgaggaaggtgatgaagcTGAACCTCTTTAATTTTGATGTCATTAGGGATTCCCGGTATGGGAATCGGTACCTTATCATTGACATCAATTACTTCCCAGGGTATGCAAAAATGCCTGGCTATGAGGCTGTCTTGACAGATTTTTTCTGTGATGTGTTGTGCAAGAAAACCGAAGAGGATGGCACAGCGGGTGCCATTGCGGAGGAAAGTGCCGGTTCGGAGAGGTGTTGGCAGGGTTGTGATGATTCAAGGTCCATTGTGAGCGGTAGTTTTTGTGGAGATGGGGATGAGGGTAACCTTCAAGTTTCAAGTCTTGGCATGGAAGAGAAAGAGAGTTCTGTTCAAGTATga